A stretch of DNA from Methylogaea oryzae:
ATCGAGTATGTTCGCCGGTCAGCGGCGACACGGTTGTTAGGCGCTCAGACGCTTGCGGCCTTTGGCGCGGCGGGCGCTGATTACCGCACGGCCGCCCTTGGTGCTCATGCGGGCGCG
This window harbors:
- the rpmH gene encoding 50S ribosomal protein L34, whose translation is MKRTYQPSKIRRARTHGFRARMSTKGGRAVISARRAKGRKRLSA